The DNA window ACCTGCGGGCGGGGGTACCTCGGCTTCGTGAGCTCGCCGCCGTGAGCGGTGCCCATCTGGCCCGGTCCATGAGCACCCACTACGCGACGTCACCGACGCGTTTCGTCACCGAACTGCGGCTCGAACGCGCCCGGGTCCTGCTGGCCACCACCGACCTCACGGTCACCGCGATCGCCCACCGGACCGGTTTCGCCAGTCAGTCGTACTTCACCCGTTGCTTCCACCGGGCACACGAACTCTCCCCCCGGGAGTACCGGCGGCGTGCCCGGCGTGCGTTCGTTCCGTAGGACCCGCGGCCTCGCCCTTGGCTTCAGTGAGTTCAGGCAGGCCCGATACGCTGTGCCACGCGCCGGGTATGACACCGAGGAAGGAACGCCGTGCTGTCATCGAGGATCGGCCGCGGCCTTGCCGCCGGCCTGGTCGCCATCGCTCTGCCCGTTCTCGCAGGCTGTGGCTCCGACGCTTCCCAGACGCCCTACACCCCGGCCGACGGCGTGTGGACCAACCACGACGCCCTGCAGCTTCGCAACGTCGTCGCGGTCGCGCCGCGCGAGGGCGAGGCCACACTGGTCGGCGTGATCTTCAACACCGGCTCCCGAGCCGACGCCCTGACCGGTGTCCGGGTGACTGGTGGCCGGGGCATGGTGGGCTCGGGCACGCTGCCGCTGCCGGCCGGCGGTACGCGGGTGCTCGGCGTTGACACCATCCTGGGTGCCGCGGTACCCACCGCACTGACCGGCGCAGGCCTGAAGCCCGGCCTGGTCGTTCCGGTGACGTTCGAGTTCCGGCGCGCGGGCAGCGTACGCCTCGACATCCTGGTCGTGCCCCGCAAGGGCTTCTGGGCCACCGTGCCGCCGCCCGGTGGCCCCACGCCGAAGCGCACGGCGAAGCCGATCCCCGGCTGAGCACCGGAGCGTGACGAGGCCTAGCCCTCGAACTTGTAGCCCAGCCCGCGCACCGTCACCAGGTGACGTGGGTTTCCGGGGTCCGGCTCGATCTTGGCCCGCAGCCGCTTGACGTGCACGTCCAGCGTCTTGGTGTCACCCACGTAGTCCGCGCCCCACACCCGGTCGATCAGCTGCCCCCGGGTCAGCACCCGGCCGGTGTTGCGCAGGAACATCTCCAGCAGCTCGAACTCCTTCAGCGGCAGGCGAACGTCGTCGCCGCTCACCGACACCACGTGGCGTTCGACGTCCATCCGGACCGGCCCGCCCTCCAGCGTGGCCTGGACGACCTCGCCCGTCGGCTCGGTGCCGCGGCGCAGCACCGCACGGATCCGGGCGACGAGCTCACGGGGGCTGTAGGGCTTGGTGACGTAGTCGTCGGCACCCAGCTCCAGGCCCACCACCTTGTCGATCTCGGTGTCCTTCGCGGTCACCATGATGACCGGGACGTTGGATGTACGGCGAAGCTCGCGGCAGACCTCGGTGCCGGACAGCCCGGGCAACATGAGGTCGAGCAACACGATGTCGGCGCCGCCGCGTTCGAACTCCTCCAGCGCGACGGTGCCGGTGGCCGCCAGCGCGACCTCGAACCCCTCCTTGCGGAGCACGTACGACAGCGCGTCGCTGTAGCTTTCCTCGTCCTCCACGACGAGCACACGGGTCACCGGGTTGCCTCCTTCGGGCGGCGTACGCCACTCGCGTCCGCCGGCATGGCGGGTCTGGTTGCGGGTCTGGTCGTGGGGTTGTGCTGCTCGGGGCCGGGAAGCTCGGCCGGGCCGGGAAGGCGGACCGAGCCGATCTCGCGGACGGGCGCGGAGGACTCCGCGGGGTCCGGACGCAGCGGCAGCAGGAGGGTGAAGGTCGAGCCCTCCCCCTCCACGCTCCACACGTCGACCGCCCCGCCGTGGCTGGCCGCCACGTGCTTGACGATGGACAGGCCGAGTCCGGTGCCGCCGGTCTGCCGGCTGCGGGCGCGGTCCACCCGGTAGAAGCGTTCGAAGACCCGCTCCAGCTCCTTCTCCGGGATCCCGACGCCCTGGTCGGAGACCGCGATCTCGACCATCGGGCCGAACCCCGGACCGAAACCGTCCATGGTGGCCGCGGGCCGCCGGCGTACGTCGACCACCACGCGGGTGTACTCGGGGCTGTACGTCACGGCGTTCTCGACCAGGTTGCCGAGCGCGATGATCAGCTGCTGGGCGCTTCCGGTCACGCTGAGGCCGGTGTCCCCGGCCCGGACCAGCGTGACCTGCTTGGTCTGCGCGTCCACCCGGGACCGGTCCAGCGCGCCGTCGACCACCAGGTCCAGCTCGACCGCCGCGGCCTCCTCCACCGGGTCGTCGGCCTGGACGCGGGACAGCTCGATGATCTGCTGCACCAGCCGGGTCAGCCGGTCGCTCTCGACCTGCATCCGGCCGGCGAACCGCTGGACCGCCTCGGGGTCGTCCGCGGCGTGCTGGACCGCCTCGGCCAGCAGGACCAGGGCCCCGATCGGGGTCTTCAGCTCGTGGCTGACGTTGGCGACGAAATCACGCCGGATGGTGTCGATCCGGCGTTCCTTGGTGCGGTCCTCGACCAGCACCAGGATCAGCTGGCTGCCCAGCGGGGCGACCCGGGCGAAAACGGACAGGGTGTCCTGGCCGAAGCGGCTGCGGGGAAGCTCCAGGTCGCACTGCCGGATCTCACCGTCGCGGCGCACCTCGCGCACGAGTTCGAGGAGGTCCTCGACCACGATCCGGCTGCCGCGGACCAGCCCGAACGACCGGGCCGGGGCGCTGGCCTGGCGTACCTCGTCGTGGGGACCGACGACCACGGCGGCCGAGCGCAGCACGGCGAGGACCTTCGCCACGTCGGGGGGTACGGCCGGCTCCGGCTCGTCCGGCGCCCTGGTCTGGGCGCCTTCGCTCAACCGGAAGGCGAGGACCGCGACCGCGCCGATGGCGAGGCCGACCAGGCCGCTGAGGGTCGCGGCGAGCGTCGCTTCCACGCCCCGATGGTAAGCCGACGTTCCCAGCGAAAGCCCTCGTCGGGGGCGGTGATCCGCACAGCCGACAGCCAGAGTTCACCCGTTGTTTGGCCGCGTACTCCGCCTCGTCACCTGAATCACCTACGGTGTTCGCTATGCGAGACGCGTTTCACGAGCAGCTTCAGCATCTGACCGACCGCATGGTCGAAATGGCCAACCTGGTGGAGGTCGCCGTCCGGGAGGGGACTGGCGCCCTGCTGGAGGCCGACGCCCGGCGGGCAGAGCGGGTGATCGCCGCGGATGCCCAGATCGACCGTTTGCAGTCACTGGTCGAGGAACGCACGTTCGAGCAGCTTGCCCTGCAACAGCCGGTTGCCAGTGACCTGCGCGCCCTGGTGGCCGCGCTGCGGATGGTGGCCGACCTGGAGCGGATGGGCGACCTCGCCGAGCACGTCGCCAAGATCGCCCGGATGCGCTACCCCGAGTGTGCGATCCCGGCCGAGCTTCACGACACGATCGCCGAGATGGGCTCGGTGGCGGAGCGCATGGTGCACAAGGTCGCGCAGACCGTGGCGTCCTCCGACGTCACCCAGGCGGTCGACCTGGTGGCCGAGGACGACCAGATGGACCGGCTGCGGCGGTCGCTGTTCCACATCGTGCTGGACAAGGACTGGTCGCACGGGGTCGAGGCCGCGATCGACATCGCCCTGCTGGGCCGCTACTACGAACGCATCGCCGACCACGCGGTCTCCATGGCCCGCCGGGTGATCTACCTCGTGACCGGAGACGTACCGGTCCGTTCGTCCTGACGAGTGGCCTGACGGGTGGCCTGACGGGTTGCCTGACAGGGTCCTGACAGGTCCGGGCGTCCGCCGAACGTGACCGGGGCCGGTGTCGAATCCGACACCGGCCCCGGTTTCTTCGTTGCCCTCGCTACTGCGCCGAGGCGACCCGGGCGGCCTGGAACTGCTCGGCGGTCTGGTCGGCGACCACCTGCCCGTCGTGCACGGTGACGATCCGGTCCACCCACCGCAGCGTCTGCGGCCGGTGCGCGATCACGATGGTCGTCCGGCCGGCAGCGACCTTCGCCATCGCCTGCTCGACCCGGCGCTCACTCTGCAGGTCCAGATGTGAGGTTGCCTCGTCGAGCACCAGGATCCGCGGGTCCATCACCAGCGCCCTTGCCAGGCAGAGCAACTGCCGCTGTCCCGCCGACAACGACCGGCCGCGCTCCTGCACCTCGTGCAGGTAACCACCGTCCAGCCCGGCGATGAAGTCGTGCGCGCCCACCGCGCGGGCGGCCTGCTCCACCATCTCGTCGGTGACGTCCGGGATGCCGTAGGCGATGTTGTCCCGGATCGTGCGCGAGAACAGGAACGGTTCCTGGGGGACGTAACCGATCGACTGCCGGAACTTCTCCGGGTCGAACCCTGTCACCGGCGCACCGTCAATCTCGACCTGCCCGCCGGTGGCGTCGTAGAACCTCGTTATCACCTTGGCGATCGTGGACTTCCCGGCACCTGTCTGCCCCACGAACGCCACCCGTTCACCCGCGTCGACCCGCAGGTTGGCCTCGCGCAAGGCGGGCTTGCGGGTGCCGTTGTACTGCAGCGTGACGTCGCGCAGCTCGATGTCGCCGCGCAGCGTGCCGACGTCGGTGGGTTCGGCCGGCGTGGGGACGCTGACCTCCTCCGCCAGCAGGGCCGCGATCCGGGTGACGCCGGTGCGGGCCCGCTGGTAGATGTCGAAGACCGTCGCCATCTGCTGGATCGGCGCGAATGCCAGGGCGAGGTAGAGCAGGAACGGCACCAGCTCGGCGACCCGCAGCTGCCCCGTCTCCACCAGGTGCCAGCCGACCAGCAGCGTGGTGGCAACAGTGAGCCCGGCGAGCAGTTCGATGAACGCGACGTACATCGCGGTCGCGCGGTTGCTCGTCCGCCGGGCGACGAACTGCCGGTCGGCAAGGCCGCGGAAGTACGTCTGGTTGGCGTGCTCGCGCTGGAACGCCTGGGTGACCGGCAGCACCGCGAGGGTCTCGTGCAGGTAGGTGTTCAGCGCGGAGTTGAGCTCGCGTGCCTCCTCGTACGCGGGACCCACCACCCGGCGGTACCAGATCGTGGCCACCGTCGCCGGCGGGACGACCGCCAGGACCACCAGTGCGAGGGTCGGGTTGAGCACCAGCAGCACCGCCGTCATGCCGGTGAACGTGACGATCGCGACCAGGGCGTTGGTGAGCCCGGCCTGGATCAGCTCCGCCACCGCGTTGACGTCGGAGGTGAGCCGGGTCATGATCCGCCCCGCGTGGGTGCGGTCGTAGTAGTCCATGCCGAGCCGCTGCAGATGGGCGAACAGCCTTATCCGCAAGGCGTACAGGATGCGCTCGGTGGTACGCGCGGTGACGAACGTGGTGGCCCAGACGTCGCTCCAGTCGATCAGCGCCACCAGCCCGAACACCGCACAGGTCACCAGCAGCATGCCCAGCGACCGGCTGCCCAGAGCCTGCTCCAGGCCGTTCTGCACCAGCAACGGGCCGGCCAGCACCGCCAGCGCGTCCACCAGCAGCAACGCCAGACCGAGCAGGATCCCCCAGCGCTGCGGCCGCAGCATCCTGGTGAACCTGAACCGCTCGTGCCGGTTCGACTCCCGCTCGACGTCGACAGCGGTCTCGTCGGCGGCCGGACGCAGCGCGGCCAGCGCGGACAGCAGCTCCGGCGACACCGGGTCGCCGACCCTTGCCCGCAACGGGTTCACCGCCGTCTGCGACGGCTCCCACGCCTCGGGTGTCACGGCCGAGGCGGCCTGCGCGCCGTCGCCGGCGCCTTCACCGTCCTCGGCGCCCTTGGTGTCTGCCAGCTCCGACATCAGCGCCTGGTACAGCTCCGACCGGACCAGCAACTCCTCGTGGGTGCCCTGGTCGACCACCCGCCCGCCGTCCACGAGGACCACCCGGTCGGCCAGCGCGACGGTGGACTCGCGGTAGGCCACGACGATCACGGTGCGGCCGTCGACGACCTCGCGCATCGCGTCCAGGATGCGCCGCTCGACCTGCACGTCCACCGCCGACGTCGCGTCGTCCAGGACGAGCACGTCCGCGTCGGCCACCAGCGCCCGGGCCAGCGCGATCCGCTGCCGCTGCCCGCCGGACAGGCCTAGGCCCTCCTGCCCGACCTCGGTGTCGTACCCCTCGGGGAGGTTGGTCACGAAGTCGTGGATGGCGGCGATCTTCGCCATCGCGACAACCTCGTCGTCGGTGGCGTCCGCGCGGCCGTAGGCGATGTTGTCCCGGATCGAACCGGACAGCAGCATCGCCTCGTCGAAGACCACACTGACCCGTCGGCGCAGGTCCGGCAGCGGAAGTTCTCGTACGTCCACACCGTCCAGCAGCACCCGGCCCGAGCTCACGTCACGCAGCCGGGACACCAGCTGCAGTGCCGAGGACTTGCCGGACCCGGTTGGCCCGACGATCGCCACGGTCTCACCGGGCAGGACGTCCAGGCTGAACCCGTCCAGCGCCTCCGGCCCGTCGGGGTAGGAGAACGACACGTCGTCGAAGGTCACGAACGCACCGCGCTCGGCGTTGCCGCCGGTCCTGTCGGTCCCGGGCCGCGCCGTCGCGGGTCGGGCCTCGGCCGGGTCGGCGGCCGCGGGACGGGCCGCCTCGTCGCGCACCTCGGGCTGGACGGCGAACACCTCGGCGATCCGCTCGGTGCCCGACCGCGCCCGCGGGAGCAGCGTGAGCACCATTGCCAGCAGCCGGGCCGAGCCGTTCAGGTCGGCCAGGTAGGCGAGGAACGCGAAGAACGTGCCGACGGTCAGGTGGCCGTTCAGGGCGAGCCAGCCACCGAACAGCAGCACCAGCACCTGGCCGGCGAGCGGCGACGCCTGCAGCGTGGCGAGCAGCGGCGAGCGTTCGCGCACCGCACGCACCCGCGAGCGGAACAGGACCGTCAGCGACTCCACGAACCGGCCGAGCTCGGCCCGCTCCTGGCCGAACCCCTTCACCACCCGCACGCCGGTGATCGCCTCCTCGGCGACCGTGGTCATGTCCGCCTCACGTTGCTGGGCGTCCCAGGACGCGGCGTACACCCGCATGTGCAGCCGGCGGGTGACGGTCACCAGCACCACGAGAACGCCGCACAACACCAACGCCAGCAGAGGTGACAACGTGGCCATGATGCACAGGGCCAAGGTCACCTGCAGGACGGTGCCGAGCACCGGCGGCAGCAGACCGACGGCCTGTTGGATCAGCACCAGGTCGGAGTTGACCCGGGCGACCAGCTGCCCGCTCTGCATTCGCTCGTGCGCGGCGGCGTCCAGATGCTGCAGGTGTGCGTAGAGGTCGTCGCGGATGTCGTTCTGGACGTGGATGCTCAGTCGGCCGCCCGTCTCTCGCCACAGACCGCTGGCGCAGGCCCGGAGTGCGACGACACCGACCAGGGCGAGCACCCAGGGAAGCACCGGCTTGGTCCGCGCCACGATCGCGTCGTCGACCACGATCTTCTGCAGCAGCGGCGCGCTGACCAGCGCCGCGGTCCATGCCGTCGCCGCGACCAGCGATGTCACCAGCGCGCGGCGATGACGGCCGAGGTAGGGCGCCAGCCACCGCAACCAGCCCTTGACAGGATCAGGCTGCACCGGGCCGGGCGTACCTCCCTTGTGGACAAGGGTTTTCGGGACCACCGGCTGGCGAGCCACCGACACCGACGAGGTCAGCATGGGGGTGGACAGCGCTGCCGAACGGCCGGAACGTGGCGTGGGCAGGACAGGTCTGGTCCGAGCCCCGGCCCGGGACCCAAGAGAAAACACGATTGGTCTTTTCCCGCCGACGGCGGAACGTCGGAAGTCACATCACAACAGGGCCGGCATGGTCGGGCACCTCGTCCGCCGACGGCGAGGTGATCGCGATCTCGAGCAGGTGCGGGAGAGGAAGTCGCGGACTCCATGGCAGGCAACAGACCGCGCGCGGGATCCTCAGGGCACATCCCGGACACGCCACGGCACACCAGTCGGGTGCGCACGGCAGGGCCAGGCGCGACGGTCGGCCACCAGCCGCAACGCGGCAGGCGTCAGCTCGTCTCGCGGGTCCGGGTTGTGGAAACGATCCCACTCAGGTGGCTACAGCTCGCCACAGGGTCCGGCGTTCCCTCTCCACACGAGTGCTCTCAGGCGCCCGTGCCGAGGGTCCCTGTCACAAGAGAATGGACGGGAAGAAGTACGCGGGAACGTGCGGGTGATAGCGCCGCACTGTGGGTCGGTAGGGAAGGATCTTGCGAAGCGTCCGATGTGACGCTGACATGGCGCGCACGCACCTCAACTGCTGCTGTGGGTTGGCCAGGAAGAGAAGGAAGCAGGCTT is part of the Actinopolymorpha sp. NPDC004070 genome and encodes:
- a CDS encoding ABC transporter ATP-binding protein — protein: MQPDPVKGWLRWLAPYLGRHRRALVTSLVAATAWTAALVSAPLLQKIVVDDAIVARTKPVLPWVLALVGVVALRACASGLWRETGGRLSIHVQNDIRDDLYAHLQHLDAAAHERMQSGQLVARVNSDLVLIQQAVGLLPPVLGTVLQVTLALCIMATLSPLLALVLCGVLVVLVTVTRRLHMRVYAASWDAQQREADMTTVAEEAITGVRVVKGFGQERAELGRFVESLTVLFRSRVRAVRERSPLLATLQASPLAGQVLVLLFGGWLALNGHLTVGTFFAFLAYLADLNGSARLLAMVLTLLPRARSGTERIAEVFAVQPEVRDEAARPAAADPAEARPATARPGTDRTGGNAERGAFVTFDDVSFSYPDGPEALDGFSLDVLPGETVAIVGPTGSGKSSALQLVSRLRDVSSGRVLLDGVDVRELPLPDLRRRVSVVFDEAMLLSGSIRDNIAYGRADATDDEVVAMAKIAAIHDFVTNLPEGYDTEVGQEGLGLSGGQRQRIALARALVADADVLVLDDATSAVDVQVERRILDAMREVVDGRTVIVVAYRESTVALADRVVLVDGGRVVDQGTHEELLVRSELYQALMSELADTKGAEDGEGAGDGAQAASAVTPEAWEPSQTAVNPLRARVGDPVSPELLSALAALRPAADETAVDVERESNRHERFRFTRMLRPQRWGILLGLALLLVDALAVLAGPLLVQNGLEQALGSRSLGMLLVTCAVFGLVALIDWSDVWATTFVTARTTERILYALRIRLFAHLQRLGMDYYDRTHAGRIMTRLTSDVNAVAELIQAGLTNALVAIVTFTGMTAVLLVLNPTLALVVLAVVPPATVATIWYRRVVGPAYEEARELNSALNTYLHETLAVLPVTQAFQREHANQTYFRGLADRQFVARRTSNRATAMYVAFIELLAGLTVATTLLVGWHLVETGQLRVAELVPFLLYLALAFAPIQQMATVFDIYQRARTGVTRIAALLAEEVSVPTPAEPTDVGTLRGDIELRDVTLQYNGTRKPALREANLRVDAGERVAFVGQTGAGKSTIAKVITRFYDATGGQVEIDGAPVTGFDPEKFRQSIGYVPQEPFLFSRTIRDNIAYGIPDVTDEMVEQAARAVGAHDFIAGLDGGYLHEVQERGRSLSAGQRQLLCLARALVMDPRILVLDEATSHLDLQSERRVEQAMAKVAAGRTTIVIAHRPQTLRWVDRIVTVHDGQVVADQTAEQFQAARVASAQ
- the phoU gene encoding phosphate signaling complex protein PhoU codes for the protein MRDAFHEQLQHLTDRMVEMANLVEVAVREGTGALLEADARRAERVIAADAQIDRLQSLVEERTFEQLALQQPVASDLRALVAALRMVADLERMGDLAEHVAKIARMRYPECAIPAELHDTIAEMGSVAERMVHKVAQTVASSDVTQAVDLVAEDDQMDRLRRSLFHIVLDKDWSHGVEAAIDIALLGRYYERIADHAVSMARRVIYLVTGDVPVRSS
- a CDS encoding ATP-binding protein yields the protein MEATLAATLSGLVGLAIGAVAVLAFRLSEGAQTRAPDEPEPAVPPDVAKVLAVLRSAAVVVGPHDEVRQASAPARSFGLVRGSRIVVEDLLELVREVRRDGEIRQCDLELPRSRFGQDTLSVFARVAPLGSQLILVLVEDRTKERRIDTIRRDFVANVSHELKTPIGALVLLAEAVQHAADDPEAVQRFAGRMQVESDRLTRLVQQIIELSRVQADDPVEEAAAVELDLVVDGALDRSRVDAQTKQVTLVRAGDTGLSVTGSAQQLIIALGNLVENAVTYSPEYTRVVVDVRRRPAATMDGFGPGFGPMVEIAVSDQGVGIPEKELERVFERFYRVDRARSRQTGGTGLGLSIVKHVAASHGGAVDVWSVEGEGSTFTLLLPLRPDPAESSAPVREIGSVRLPGPAELPGPEQHNPTTRPATRPAMPADASGVRRPKEATR
- a CDS encoding response regulator transcription factor, with the protein product MTRVLVVEDEESYSDALSYVLRKEGFEVALAATGTVALEEFERGGADIVLLDLMLPGLSGTEVCRELRRTSNVPVIMVTAKDTEIDKVVGLELGADDYVTKPYSPRELVARIRAVLRRGTEPTGEVVQATLEGGPVRMDVERHVVSVSGDDVRLPLKEFELLEMFLRNTGRVLTRGQLIDRVWGADYVGDTKTLDVHVKRLRAKIEPDPGNPRHLVTVRGLGYKFEG